One Candida dubliniensis CD36 chromosome 1, complete sequence genomic region harbors:
- a CDS encoding monothiol glutaredoxin, mitochondrial precursor, putative (Similar to C. albicans GRX5;~Similar to S. pombe GRX4;~Similar to S. cerevisiae GRX5): MFRRSLLSTTKFINKSTNLLSKGNFHGNFQQYRFISTELKDALDKAIITSPVVLFMKGTPEFPQCGFSKATIQILGQQGVNPEKFAAYNVLEDSELREGIKEYSSWPTIPQLYINGEFIGGCDIITTMAQNGELAELLEESNALIPEEENEESIQEDDSSNTVQSANIKPNRD, from the coding sequence ATGTTTAGAAggtcattattatcaacaacaaaattcattaataaatcaacaaatttattatccaAAGGAAATTTCCATGGTAATTTCCAACAATATCGATTTATATCAACTGAATTAAAAGATGCATTAGATAAAGCAATTATTACATCACCAGTAGTTTTATTTATGAAAGGTACTCCAGAATTTCCTCAATGTGGATTTTCAAAAGCtacaattcaaattttagGTCAACAAGGAGTTAATCCCGAAAAATTTGCTGCTTATAATGTATTAGAAGATTCTGAATTACGTGAAGGTATAAAAGAATATAGTTCATGGCCAACAATTCCTcaattatatattaatggagaatttattggtggttgtgatattattactactatGGCACAAAATGGTGAATTAGcagaattattagaagaaCTGAATGCATTAATTcctgaagaagaaaatgagGAATCAATTCAAGAAGATGATTCATCAAATACTGTTCAATCAGCAAATATTAAACCCAATAGAGATTAA
- a CDS encoding cell wall protein, putative — MINYLIISILLISHIIKSSGYYVPANGDDWTILIPPSCKNKSPDQYFDSLPFAFGIVVNPYILNEDGDYEKPIVSKIKPSLTTTTFVTSIITTSTATAPNSKPTKTKDIIVQIHDGQVQKMKPKHDYSSEDEEDCFDKKNINIAAKRDYQDMNPQQQETNDDSGQVVVAESDSQLPGLENDQNQLINEEAEAEVESTPQEQQKPEENNSQEFETIEEIYYDDIDNDNESRPNNGKKYHKKKPHNYENKHGHKDYHHEDHHHNHRYKDHEHDHEHDNEHDNNKGDHKWNKPKQTPEKEESEQEQEEEEETEFISPVYSVACYTNSTLKMTLNDGILRDSDDRIGCIVSGHQFQFDGPTPQHGAIYAAGWSVTKQGQLALGDSTKFYQCASGDFYNLYDEPIAFQCHPVTLDVVELIEC, encoded by the coding sequence AtgattaattatttgattatttccatattattgatttctcatattattaaatccaGCGGGTATTATGTTCCAGCAAATGGTGATGATTGGACAATTTTAATACCTCCTTCatgtaaaaataaatcaccagatcaatattttgataGTTTACCATTTGCATttggtattgttgttaatcCTTATATTCTTAATGAAGATGGTGATTATGAAAAACCAATTGTATCTAAAATTAAACCAAGTTTAACTACAACTACTTTTGTTACATCAATAATTACTACTTCTACTGCTACTGCTCCAAATTCTAAACcaactaaaactaaagatattattgttcaaattcatGATGGTCAAGttcaaaaaatgaaaccTAAACATGATTATAGTagtgaagatgaagaagattgttttgataaaaaaaatattaatattgcCGCCAAGAGAGATTATCAAGATATGAAccctcaacaacaagaaacaaatgatgattctggtcaagtagtagtagcagaATCTGATTCTCAATTACCAGGTTTAGAAAAtgatcaaaatcaattgatcaatgaAGAAGCAGAAGCAGAAGTAGAATCAACCCCACAAGAACAACAGAAACctgaagaaaataattctcaggaatttgaaactattgaagaaatttattatgatgatatagataatgataatgaatcaaGACCTAATAATGGTAAGAAATATCATAAAAAGAAACCTCATaattatgaaaataaaCATGGACATAAAGATTATCATCATGAagatcatcatcataatcatcgTTATAAAGATCATGAACATGATCATGAACATGATAATGAACATGATAATAACAAAGGTGATCATAAATGgaataaaccaaaacaaaccCCCgagaaagaagaatcagaacaagaacaagaagaagaagaagagacAGAATTTATTTCACCAGTTTATTCAGTTGCTTGTTATACCAATTCTACATTAAAAATGACATTAAATGATGGGATTTTACGAGATTCTGATGATAGAATTGGTTGTATTGTATCTGgtcatcaatttcaatttgatggACCTACTCCTCAACATGGTGCTATTTATGCTGCAGGTTGGTCAGTAACAAAACAAGGACAATTAGCATTAGGTGATTCTActaaattttatcaatgtGCTTCAGGAgatttttataatttatatgATGAACCAATTGCTTTCCAATGTCATCCTGTCACTTTAGATGTggttgaattgattgaatgttaa
- a CDS encoding ATP synthase chain D, mitochondrial, putative (Similar to S. cerevisiae ATP7;~Similar to C. albicans ATP7), protein MSSVAKQAARKVDFNKLVNGLGLTGSTAASLTAFKKRHDDAKKEFIDLSSQSTDIDFNHYRSVLKNSKVVDEIEKAVNGFKPVTIDVSKNLKNIEIFESKAIENAKLTEKSVLEEISVLQKTLKEIESARPFDQLTVDDVAAASDLEEKVTYMVKNGKWEVPGYREKFGDLAAM, encoded by the coding sequence ATGTCATCAGTTGCTAAACAAGCTGCCAGAAAAGTTGATTTCAACAAACTTGTTAATGGATTAGGATTAACTGGATCTACTGCTGCTTCATTAACTGCTTTCAAGAAAAGACATGATGATgccaaaaaagaatttattgatttatctaGTCAATCTACtgatattgatttcaatCATTATAGATcagttttaaaaaattctaaagttgttgatgaaattgaaaaagctGTTAATGGTTTTAAACCAGTTACTATTGATGTTTctaaaaatttgaaaaatattgaaatttttgaacTGAAAGCCATTGAAAATGCTAAATTAACTGAAAAATCAGTATTAGAAGAAATTTCTGTTTTACAAAAAActttgaaagaaattgaaagtgCTAGAccatttgatcaattaactgttgatgatgttgctgctgcttctgatttagaagaaaaagttaCTTATATGGTTAAGAATGGTAAATGGGAAGTTCCTGGTTATAGAGAAAAATTCGGTGATTTGGCTGCTATGTAA